One genomic region from Cryptosporangium phraense encodes:
- a CDS encoding GtrA family protein, whose product MTAVVQRPPSRQRRWVQLARFGAVGGVCAVVDLGVFNLLHFGVGIGPLTSKTLAVGVATLASYAGNHVWTFSPGRAARHHRDLPVFAALNGAGLLIALAVLALVRYGAGVTSPLALNVVGNGGGIALATVFRFWSYRRWVFRAGA is encoded by the coding sequence GTGACCGCGGTCGTCCAGCGGCCACCGTCGCGCCAACGACGGTGGGTGCAGCTCGCCCGGTTCGGGGCGGTGGGCGGCGTCTGCGCGGTCGTCGACCTCGGTGTATTCAACCTGCTGCACTTCGGCGTCGGAATCGGCCCGCTGACGTCGAAGACGCTGGCCGTGGGCGTCGCCACCCTGGCGTCGTACGCGGGCAACCACGTCTGGACCTTCAGCCCCGGACGGGCGGCCCGCCACCACCGCGACCTGCCGGTGTTCGCGGCCCTCAACGGCGCCGGACTGCTGATCGCGCTGGCGGTGCTGGCCCTGGTGAGGTACGGAGCCGGAGTGACCAGCCCGCTCGCGCTCAACGTCGTCGGCAACGGGGGCGGGATCGCGCTCGCCACCGTGTTCCGGTTCTGGTCCTATCGACGGTGGGTGTTCCGCGCCGGTGCCTGA
- a CDS encoding NYN domain-containing protein, protein MDRAPAQTTYLLVDGENIDATLGSNIFGGRRPSPQERPRWERVRDFASETWDRPVKALFFLNASSGQLPLPFIQALLALDYQPIPLSGSTGEKVVDIGIQRTLDALVDRPGDVLLASHDGDFFDQIERLLDGSRRVGLLGFREFVNSRFTELTAQGLEIYDLEDDVRCFNARLPRVRIIDIGRFDPLPYL, encoded by the coding sequence ATGGACCGGGCCCCTGCGCAGACCACGTACCTACTGGTCGACGGCGAGAACATCGACGCCACGCTGGGCAGCAACATCTTCGGCGGTCGCCGGCCGAGTCCGCAGGAACGGCCGCGCTGGGAGCGGGTCCGGGACTTCGCCAGCGAGACCTGGGACCGCCCCGTCAAGGCCCTGTTCTTCCTCAACGCCAGCTCGGGCCAGCTCCCGCTCCCGTTCATCCAGGCCCTGCTGGCGCTCGACTACCAGCCGATCCCGCTCTCCGGCTCCACCGGCGAGAAGGTCGTCGACATCGGTATCCAGCGCACGCTCGACGCACTCGTCGACCGCCCCGGCGACGTGCTGCTGGCCAGCCACGACGGCGACTTCTTCGACCAGATCGAGCGCCTGCTGGACGGTAGTCGCCGGGTCGGCCTGCTCGGGTTCCGGGAGTTCGTCAACTCGCGCTTCACCGAGCTGACCGCCCAGGGCCTGGAGATCTACGACCTGGAGGACGACGTCCGCTGCTTCAACGCCCGCCTACCGCGCGTTCGAATCATCGACATCGGCCGCTTCGACCCGCTCCCGTACCTCTAA
- a CDS encoding S8 family serine peptidase produces the protein MPPDNAPQTFTPLTGPGGDEPVPMDPRLQLQVALQQEGRTKPATFSTGTDEIAVIAKVSNKEAFEAMPEVRPGVQVGDPAADGTVIVTARVPITALELVRRQDFVFSLKAAQRLRPQLGATTEDVGARPESLPDGQWTGGEGVIVGIVDFGGDFAHRNFQTATGRTRLLALWDQNTQGFTVDGDHLYGTVHEQADIDAALEKEDPYSALGYTVADATHGTHVMDIAAGNGRGTGTPGVAPEAELIFVDLAGTDLPAQGAGVVGSSFGDSVQLLEALAFIFVRAGETPCVVNVSLGTNGGPHDGTTLVEQGIDRLLTQAPNRAVCLAAANSHDDGAHASGTVPATGSLSLTWNITAGDPTQNELEIWYPGSAALRLELVRIVPNPADGTDRQVTVGTLDPGQSGTLTLDGGPAIFAANRLHDPNNGDNTIGVFLTEGITGRWLARLTSTTGAAVPIHAWIERDDSGRSTFSGPLLDDTHTIGSISCGRESIVVGCYDAHTPGTPISSFSSAGPTRDGRQKPEVSAPGARVVAAHSQSVSGVTRKSGTSMASPAVTGVVANLLAEVVVRQKRSLTIDEIRTLLISTARGSLPAAGAWDPQYGFGRVSVPALLDAVSEPPPA, from the coding sequence ATGCCTCCAGACAACGCGCCCCAGACGTTCACCCCGCTCACCGGGCCCGGCGGCGACGAGCCGGTGCCGATGGACCCCCGCCTCCAGCTGCAGGTGGCGCTGCAGCAGGAGGGCCGGACCAAGCCGGCGACGTTCTCCACCGGCACCGACGAGATCGCGGTCATCGCCAAGGTGTCGAACAAAGAGGCCTTCGAGGCCATGCCCGAGGTGCGGCCGGGCGTACAAGTCGGTGACCCGGCCGCGGACGGCACGGTCATCGTCACCGCTAGGGTGCCGATCACCGCGCTCGAGCTCGTCCGCCGGCAGGACTTCGTCTTCTCGCTGAAGGCCGCGCAACGGCTTCGTCCGCAGCTCGGCGCCACCACCGAGGACGTCGGCGCGCGGCCGGAGAGCTTGCCCGACGGGCAGTGGACCGGCGGGGAGGGCGTGATCGTCGGGATCGTCGACTTCGGTGGCGACTTCGCGCACCGGAACTTCCAGACCGCGACCGGCCGCACCCGGTTGCTCGCGCTCTGGGACCAGAACACCCAGGGCTTCACCGTCGACGGCGACCACCTCTACGGCACCGTCCACGAGCAGGCCGACATCGACGCGGCGCTGGAGAAGGAAGACCCCTACTCGGCGCTGGGCTACACCGTCGCGGACGCCACCCACGGCACCCACGTCATGGACATCGCCGCCGGGAACGGCCGCGGCACCGGGACGCCCGGCGTCGCGCCGGAGGCGGAGCTGATCTTCGTCGACCTCGCGGGCACCGACCTCCCGGCCCAGGGAGCCGGCGTCGTCGGCAGCAGCTTCGGCGACTCCGTGCAGTTGCTCGAGGCGCTCGCCTTCATCTTCGTGCGCGCCGGCGAGACGCCGTGCGTCGTCAACGTCAGCCTGGGGACGAACGGCGGTCCGCACGACGGCACGACGCTGGTGGAGCAGGGCATCGACCGGTTGCTGACCCAGGCGCCGAACCGGGCGGTCTGCCTGGCCGCGGCGAACTCGCACGACGACGGCGCGCACGCGTCCGGAACCGTGCCGGCCACCGGCAGCCTGAGCCTGACCTGGAACATCACGGCCGGCGACCCGACCCAGAACGAGCTCGAGATCTGGTACCCCGGCTCGGCGGCGCTCCGCCTGGAGCTCGTCCGGATCGTTCCGAACCCCGCGGACGGGACGGACCGCCAGGTGACCGTGGGCACGCTGGACCCCGGCCAGAGCGGCACCCTGACGCTCGACGGCGGCCCGGCGATCTTCGCGGCGAACCGGCTGCACGACCCCAACAACGGCGACAACACGATCGGCGTGTTCCTCACCGAAGGCATCACCGGACGCTGGCTCGCCCGTCTGACCAGCACGACCGGGGCCGCGGTGCCGATCCACGCCTGGATCGAGCGGGACGACTCCGGTCGCTCCACGTTCAGCGGACCGCTGCTGGACGACACGCACACGATCGGGTCGATCTCGTGCGGGCGCGAGTCGATCGTGGTCGGCTGCTACGACGCCCACACCCCCGGGACGCCGATCTCGTCGTTCTCCAGCGCCGGACCCACCCGGGACGGACGGCAGAAGCCCGAGGTCTCCGCGCCGGGCGCCCGGGTCGTCGCCGCGCACTCGCAGTCGGTCAGCGGCGTCACCAGGAAGTCCGGGACGAGCATGGCCAGCCCGGCGGTGACCGGCGTCGTCGCCAACCTGCTGGCCGAGGTCGTCGTCCGGCAGAAGCGGTCGCTGACCATCGACGAGATCCGGACGCTGCTGATCTCGACCGCCCGCGGCAGCCTGCCGGCCGCCGGGGCCTGGGATCCGCAGTACGGGTTCGGGCGCGTCTCGGTTCCCGCCTTGCTCGACGCCGTCAGCGAGCCCCCTCCCGCGTGA
- a CDS encoding DedA family protein produces the protein MLDWLQTLPPTVVLLVAGLLVLGECTLGLGLVVPGESGLLVASTTVSDAPRFLALWAVVTVAAILGDSLGYLIGRRYGPRLRETRLVRRYGAGLWDRAADGLRRHGAWAVFFVRFLPAVRALTPAAAGSAGLRPHRFLPAAALGAATWSAVHIGLGVALGSAARNVEKYLSTGGTVVVGLIAVVLVLLMIRTLRGRRSAADLTREGAR, from the coding sequence ATGCTCGATTGGTTACAAACCTTGCCGCCCACCGTCGTCCTGCTGGTCGCCGGCCTGCTCGTGCTCGGCGAGTGCACGCTCGGCCTGGGCCTCGTCGTCCCGGGCGAGTCCGGCCTGCTCGTCGCGTCGACGACGGTCTCCGACGCGCCTCGCTTCCTCGCACTCTGGGCGGTCGTGACCGTGGCCGCGATCCTCGGCGACTCGCTCGGTTACCTGATCGGGCGTCGCTACGGGCCGCGTCTGCGGGAGACCAGGCTCGTCCGCCGCTACGGCGCCGGTCTCTGGGACCGGGCCGCCGACGGGCTCCGGCGCCACGGCGCCTGGGCGGTGTTCTTCGTCCGCTTCCTGCCCGCGGTCCGGGCGCTCACCCCGGCCGCCGCGGGCAGCGCCGGGCTGCGCCCGCACCGCTTTCTGCCCGCGGCCGCGCTCGGCGCTGCGACGTGGTCGGCCGTCCACATCGGCCTCGGCGTTGCGCTCGGCTCCGCCGCGCGCAACGTCGAGAAGTACCTCAGCACCGGTGGGACGGTCGTCGTCGGACTGATCGCCGTCGTTCTCGTCCTCCTGATGATCCGGACGCTTCGCGGCCGGCGCAGCGCGGCGGACCTCACGCGGGAGGGGGCTCGCTGA
- a CDS encoding alpha/beta hydrolase, translating to MLPWDAEMAGQLHRETITSTLLQGNPLGDPHERPIWVYTPPGYSDADTRYPAVYVIQGFTGHLAMWANRSAYRQPFPETADAVFASGEAPGCIVVYVDAWTAYGGSQFVDSPGTGPYHSYLCDEVVPWVDARYRTLAQPASRAITGKSSGGFGAMITPMLRPDLFGALATHAGDSLYEYAYVPEFAKAVRYLRPYDGDIFRWWEDFRSRPAFSGDGDGTLLILLGCSACFSADDDGTVRLPFDPVTGELVPERWQRWLDWDPVRMVDTYADALRSQRAIWIDAGTRDEWYLDIGAQAFRAGLSRIGVPDDRVHFELFNAGHGGIDYRYPQALAWLAHRLER from the coding sequence ATGCTTCCCTGGGACGCCGAAATGGCCGGTCAGCTGCACCGGGAAACGATCACCTCGACGCTGCTCCAGGGAAATCCCCTGGGTGATCCACACGAGCGGCCGATCTGGGTCTACACACCGCCGGGGTATTCGGACGCAGACACCAGGTACCCCGCCGTCTACGTGATCCAGGGCTTCACCGGCCACCTCGCCATGTGGGCGAACCGCTCGGCGTACAGGCAGCCGTTCCCGGAGACCGCCGACGCGGTGTTCGCCTCCGGCGAGGCGCCCGGCTGCATCGTCGTCTACGTGGACGCCTGGACGGCCTACGGCGGGTCACAGTTCGTCGACTCGCCCGGGACCGGGCCCTACCACTCGTACCTCTGCGACGAGGTCGTGCCGTGGGTCGACGCCCGGTACCGGACGCTGGCGCAGCCGGCCTCGCGGGCGATCACCGGGAAGTCGTCGGGCGGGTTCGGGGCGATGATCACGCCGATGCTGCGCCCGGATCTGTTCGGCGCGCTGGCCACGCACGCCGGCGACTCGCTCTACGAGTACGCGTACGTGCCCGAGTTCGCCAAGGCCGTGCGGTACCTGCGGCCCTACGACGGGGACATCTTCCGCTGGTGGGAGGACTTCCGGTCGAGGCCCGCGTTCAGCGGCGACGGCGACGGCACGCTGCTGATCCTGCTCGGGTGCTCGGCCTGCTTCTCCGCCGACGACGACGGGACCGTGCGGCTCCCGTTCGACCCGGTGACGGGCGAGCTGGTGCCGGAGCGGTGGCAGCGGTGGCTCGACTGGGATCCGGTGCGGATGGTCGACACGTACGCCGACGCGTTGCGGTCGCAGCGGGCGATCTGGATCGACGCCGGAACCCGCGACGAGTGGTACCTCGACATCGGCGCGCAGGCGTTCCGGGCCGGCCTGAGCCGGATCGGCGTTCCCGACGATCGCGTGCATTTCGAGCTCTTCAACGCCGGTCACGGGGGCATCGACTACCGCTACCCGCAGGCCCTGGCCTGGCTCGCCCACCGCCTCGAGCGCTAG
- a CDS encoding UDP-N-acetylmuramate dehydrogenase, with protein sequence MSVTFADLTTMRVGGPVGELHVPTSTSELVETVRGTGRAALIIGGGSNLVVGDQGWPGPVIKVASSEIDLDGTRVTAAAGVGWDQLVELTINEGLAGLECLSGIPGLVGGTPIQNVGAYGALTSDVLETVTVLDRETGETESWPTERLGFGSHRQSVFKHSDRWAVVDVTFRLQAGKQSGPIKYAGLATALDLAIGGTAGTADVREAVLGLRRQRGMVLDPADHDTWSVGSFFINPVLAEVPEEARNCPQFPDPQGTKLAAAWLVHNAGFAPGYRRGPVGLSTRHALAVTNRGGATTTDVMEFAAHVREGVERAFKIRLGPECDLVNCSF encoded by the coding sequence TTGTCCGTTACGTTTGCCGACCTCACGACCATGCGGGTCGGCGGCCCGGTCGGGGAGCTGCACGTCCCCACGTCCACCTCCGAGCTCGTCGAGACGGTCCGCGGCACCGGCCGAGCAGCGCTGATCATCGGCGGCGGCTCGAACCTCGTCGTCGGCGATCAGGGCTGGCCCGGGCCGGTGATCAAGGTCGCGTCGAGCGAGATCGACCTCGACGGCACCCGCGTCACCGCGGCTGCCGGCGTCGGGTGGGACCAGCTGGTCGAGCTCACGATCAACGAGGGCCTGGCCGGCCTGGAGTGCCTGTCCGGCATACCGGGCCTGGTCGGGGGCACCCCTATCCAGAACGTCGGCGCGTACGGCGCGCTCACGTCGGACGTCCTCGAGACCGTCACGGTCCTCGACCGGGAGACCGGCGAGACCGAGAGCTGGCCCACCGAGCGGCTGGGGTTCGGCAGCCACCGTCAGTCCGTCTTCAAGCACAGCGACCGCTGGGCGGTCGTCGACGTGACGTTCCGGCTCCAGGCCGGCAAACAGTCCGGTCCGATCAAGTACGCCGGGCTGGCGACCGCTCTGGACCTGGCGATCGGCGGTACCGCGGGCACCGCCGACGTGCGCGAGGCGGTGCTGGGCCTCCGCCGCCAGCGCGGAATGGTGCTCGACCCGGCCGACCACGACACCTGGAGCGTCGGGTCGTTCTTCATCAACCCGGTGCTGGCCGAGGTGCCGGAGGAAGCGCGGAACTGCCCGCAGTTCCCCGACCCGCAGGGCACCAAGCTGGCGGCCGCCTGGCTCGTGCACAACGCCGGTTTCGCGCCCGGCTACCGCCGCGGACCGGTGGGCCTCTCCACCCGGCACGCGCTCGCGGTCACGAACCGCGGCGGCGCGACGACCACCGACGTGATGGAGTTCGCCGCGCACGTCCGCGAGGGTGTGGAACGCGCGTTCAAGATCCGGCTCGGCCCCGAGTGCGACCTGGTGAACTGCTCGTTCTGA
- a CDS encoding glycosyltransferase, translated as MTRIPGVVLDVELSAPLPFVHALDTLGHRRDAAWVIVRLFTEPLAMVTLDLSDDLAPDALLAGIRAEAGHALGERLALVGLTVHDLTADGLALTAITGTPPYLAGRTRALHFAPPVTVVICTRERPDALRDCLISLTDQDFDRFDVLVVDNAPTSDRTRHVVDEFAPRLALRYVVEPGPGLSRARNAAIAALAGEPGERIVAWTDDDVRADPHWVAEVVRAFVENPAAAAVSGAVVPAELRTDAQVWFERFGGHSKGRGFVADEFGPLSGESPLYPLPAFGLGANMAFRLAALRKLRGFDEALGAGTPAQGGEDTLMFSRLLRGGATTLYRPSALVRRVHRADLDGLWNQLAAYGAGLTAFYVALIRSEPRVLLALIRLLPRVFRDFRAGGDFPRELLGASRRGMLAGPWRYLRGPRPAPPTKAVISPSRR; from the coding sequence ATGACCCGCATCCCCGGCGTCGTGCTGGACGTCGAGCTCTCCGCGCCGTTGCCGTTCGTGCACGCCCTCGACACGCTGGGGCACCGGCGCGACGCGGCTTGGGTGATCGTCCGGCTGTTCACCGAGCCGCTGGCGATGGTGACGCTGGACCTGTCCGACGACCTCGCGCCGGACGCGCTGCTGGCCGGCATCCGGGCCGAAGCCGGGCACGCGCTCGGGGAGCGGCTCGCGCTGGTCGGGCTCACGGTGCACGACCTGACCGCCGACGGCCTGGCGCTGACCGCGATCACCGGCACGCCGCCGTATCTGGCCGGACGGACCCGGGCGCTCCACTTCGCCCCGCCGGTCACGGTCGTGATCTGCACCCGCGAGCGCCCGGACGCCCTGCGCGACTGCCTGATCAGCCTCACCGACCAGGACTTCGACCGGTTCGACGTCCTGGTCGTGGACAACGCGCCGACCAGCGACCGCACCCGGCACGTCGTCGACGAGTTCGCACCGCGGCTGGCGCTCAGGTACGTCGTCGAGCCGGGCCCGGGGCTGTCGCGGGCCCGGAACGCGGCGATCGCGGCGCTCGCTGGTGAGCCCGGGGAGCGGATCGTCGCCTGGACCGACGACGACGTGCGCGCCGACCCGCACTGGGTCGCCGAGGTCGTTCGCGCGTTCGTCGAGAACCCGGCGGCCGCGGCGGTGTCCGGCGCGGTCGTCCCGGCCGAGCTTCGTACCGACGCCCAGGTCTGGTTCGAGCGGTTCGGCGGCCACAGCAAGGGGCGCGGGTTCGTCGCCGACGAGTTCGGGCCGCTGAGCGGGGAGAGCCCGCTGTACCCGCTGCCGGCCTTCGGCCTCGGCGCGAACATGGCGTTCCGGCTGGCCGCGCTGCGGAAGCTCCGCGGGTTCGACGAGGCGCTCGGCGCCGGAACTCCGGCCCAGGGCGGCGAGGACACGCTGATGTTCAGTCGTCTCCTGCGCGGCGGCGCGACGACGCTGTACCGGCCGTCGGCGCTGGTCCGGCGGGTGCACCGAGCTGACCTGGACGGCTTGTGGAATCAGCTGGCGGCGTATGGTGCCGGGCTGACCGCGTTCTATGTGGCGCTGATCCGGTCCGAGCCTCGGGTGCTCCTCGCGTTGATCCGGTTGCTCCCGCGGGTGTTCAGGGACTTCCGGGCGGGAGGCGACTTCCCGCGTGAGCTGTTGGGCGCGAGCCGCCGGGGGATGCTCGCCGGCCCCTGGCGCTATCTCCGCGGCCCGCGGCCCGCGCCCCCAACCAAGGCCGTGATCAGCCCGTCCCGGCGATGA
- a CDS encoding glycosyltransferase family 2 protein, producing MKRTVSVVVPAMNDARTIPTVLAALPTSVTEVLLIDAGPVDAPGTRVIRPTRQGRGNALAAGLEAATGDYIVVLDADGSTDPNEIGAFLQALDNGADYVKGRRGVSAFRRTVIPAFGLPPAHVGGARWGDGPEVATLMNIRVGRADLVVVEVLTGESNRPTLRDGWRVLVTVVRERFGPKDARPAADVEAVTPHLRTSARA from the coding sequence ATGAAGCGAACGGTCAGCGTCGTCGTCCCGGCGATGAACGACGCCCGCACCATTCCGACCGTCCTCGCTGCCCTGCCGACCTCGGTCACCGAGGTCCTCCTGATCGACGCGGGCCCGGTCGACGCCCCCGGTACGCGGGTGATCCGCCCGACCCGCCAGGGCCGGGGCAACGCGCTGGCGGCCGGCTTGGAGGCGGCGACCGGCGATTACATCGTCGTGCTGGACGCCGACGGTTCGACCGACCCGAACGAGATCGGGGCCTTCCTGCAGGCGCTCGACAACGGGGCCGACTACGTCAAGGGGCGCCGGGGCGTCAGCGCGTTCCGCCGGACGGTGATCCCGGCCTTCGGCCTCCCGCCCGCCCACGTCGGAGGGGCCCGCTGGGGCGACGGCCCTGAGGTCGCGACCCTGATGAACATCCGGGTCGGCCGGGCCGACCTCGTCGTCGTTGAGGTCCTCACCGGCGAGAGCAACCGGCCGACGTTACGCGACGGCTGGCGCGTGCTGGTGACGGTCGTGCGCGAGCGGTTCGGCCCTAAGGACGCCCGCCCGGCGGCCGATGTCGAGGCCGTGACTCCCCATTTACGGACCTCGGCGCGAGCCTGA